The Cottoperca gobio chromosome 8, fCotGob3.1, whole genome shotgun sequence genome contains the following window.
GACAACGGTTTTGTCCAGAGGAATATCCACAGAGTATCTGAGGGAAACGAAGCACAGCGAGGACGTTTGTTTAATTCCTCCACTTATCCAAGGATGGTTTATTGAGCAGAAGGctctttattctgtttttacatCTGAAGCTTGTCGATACGTCTGAGCAGTTTTAAAATTAGAACCTCAAAGTGCCTCACACGAGAACAGCTGGAAGGTACCGAGAGAAGAACAGCGTTACTTTGTCACTGATCAGATATAATTAAACTGCTCATCAAATCTGTCTCAGTTCACTCCAGTGCATCCAGAGGAATTAAACTCAGAAGTTATACGGCCAATTAATGAGCAACATTTTAGGAACTAAACACTTTAAacatggaacatatttaagttaaGAGCCACTCTAAACTTACGTCTTATTAGTGTAAACACGTACTTGAGCTTTGATCCACAAGATGTTCAGCTGTATTGTGAATGTTGAACATGTGAAATTATGCTAAACAGATTCTTCACCTGGGGAACTAACGTGCTTCCAAACAGTTTCTGAAAGAGTGCTTGCTGCCTTTTCTATAGGAAAAACATTGGATTTCAATCTAATAATTGTTTAAcctctttaaataaaatgtcttaaaaaaaaaaaagaggaaatgtacAAAGCTAATCTTTTACACAAAGATCGCTTCATGTCTATCATCATAAGTATTATTCCACAGGGCATATTTTACATCAACATTTGTtagaacaaaagcaaaacaaatgtgctgCTTCATGTCAGTAAAACAATGGACTATCCCATCACATAAGAAAAGATACTGACCTGGTGGGCATGAGGTGGTTGTAGTTGAACACCTTGACGAAAGCCTTGATCTTGGACCTCTTGGCAATCTTCTTCTTGCCCATGGTTGTGGTCACCTTACGGGGATAGCGGTCGATGCCTGCGACCAGAGCGTGGCTGTAAGGACGGTCTGTTGTGCCATCATCAATGTtctgcaaagagacaaagaaattAGTGAAACTGACCGTAAAAACAGACGATGCTGCATTGACATCATTCCTGCAATTTGATATACTTGACATCTTGTATGAAAATATTGTGGCGACATAAAGAATGAATTTAACTAAAGCTTAACTTCTGGTTTTATCATATCGCAGAAAAATGTTATTGCATTGTTACTTTTTCCTAATATCGTGCAGCCTTAGTACACATACAACGAATTTGATTAGTTTGTTGTTCATCTATTCATACAGAAATAGACAGTtaaaaacaaggacaacaaagcttaaaaggaaaacatttaattgcTATGTATAGAAAACATAGCCTATAAAATAATGGATTAATGTTACAGGTTGCTCCAATATATACACGTAGTTGATGACAACGTTGAAAAAGTGAGTCAAGCTATAGGAGATGATGGAAGCCCTGCCAGTGAATTAACAACTACATCCCTGCTGAGCGTGTACATATTCAGGTAAACATAAGCAGCACATAACATCCATCTAGAGCAGTGTATTACCTTGACGATGACAGCTTTGCGTCCGGCGTAGCGTCCAGCTAGGACCATCACCACCTTCCCAGGCTTCATGAACTTGCCCATTTCTGCCACACAGAAAACATCGTCAAACCTCTGGATcacaacagcaaacacaaacCCTCACAAGCGACATTACTGACGTGAACACGACCAACTCAAACACTGAAACTTGTGGAAATGTTAAGTTTCCGGCTCGTTGTTGCTGCCTGATTAGCTAGctatgttagcattagcatccCGGTAGGGTACGACTCGCACACAATTTCCAGAGattgaaataatataatttacttCTACACACGCAAATTAAACTATAACCGATAGCTAAATTATTCTGAGACGACACAGGACACTACACAGTCTGAACATAGAAACATTAGCTCCTTGAACAGGCGCTTCTGATGAAACTGCCATGTTGAAATTTGCGCTACGGAGACGAAGCGTTGCACTAAACCCTAATTTCCtcccttttaaaaatataaatacacgaACATAACAGACTCATCTGAGCTAAATGAGTGATTGTCGTAAGTGTGATACAATAAAAACTGTTAAATTGGACAGATTTGGGACGATGGTTGAAGATTGTTTCAAAGGAAATTTCACTCACTGATGCTGTTCAACGGCCACCGCTAACAGGAAAGGAAGCCGAGAAGGATTTTGTGACCTTTGACACCTCAAATCGACATACGTCACTTCCGGGTATATTGTCTTGttcgttttttttatttaatattagtatttattcattttaaatatacaaaatgcatTACACTTCGCATGGATGCTGAACAGTTTTTTTTGAggattgtataaaataaaaaataaaatgtgcttaATTTGTAgcttaaagatgttttttaaaagcagtgGCGGAATTagctaagtatatttactcaaggaCTGTATTCATGTACACATATTAggttgtactttactttagtatttccgtttcatgcaactttatacttttactccactacatctcatagactttacttttacttttactgtattCATCTGACAGCTTGAGTTATTTTTCagactatatatgtatatacccttcctgtccagtgaaaaccatgtataTGGATTGAGGTAATTCTCCCACTTCTTAtgctaaataaactatttaaaaaccctATTGGATCAACTGTAAAATGgagtcacaaagctgaaaaccgAGGAAAAATTCACTTCTTACAAATACATTGTTCTCATAGGACTACAACGCTACAAACATACAAgtctatagaatatgatgcattgctgtagattaaactacctaCAGTATGTAAAGGAGTTAACATTAGCACAACCACAACCAGTTtgccattaaaataaaataaaacaaaatctataGTGTAAAGTTTTGTTCCTCTATTTCTTAAAATCTGAAAGAATACAGACTCATACGCAGCACAGTGGTTCATTAactatgtttaatttgttttacagCTGTGGGTATGCATTaaacatgataaaaacaaacagaaaataaacacatttcatatatCCCAATATACTATTTGTGATTAGAGCgattaaattaaaacaacataaatagCACAATTTAAATGACTCAGTGTGTCTATAACAAAGTGTTCTGATATGTTGCCTACTTCAGAGGTGAGTTAAAACATGctgtgcaataaataaatgtctgtttacaGAAATCACAACATAACAGCTgaacaaatacaacataaatggggaaaatataatatatatataaatataacattatatttaatCCAGATAGCTCAAACTGGCCGCAAAGTTTCCATTTAGACAGCAACATAAAATGAATGCTAAAAATGTGTCTCCAGGTGCACTCAAGTCACAAAGTGCACAGGTTTTTATCTTGGGAAAAACAAACGTAGTGATATTTTATTAACACGTCTACTCTCAGGTTTTGACACATACATGTCGGCCCAGGAACACTGAAAGTTTCAATCCCGTAAACAGCAGGGCAACATACAGCAGACACAAACTAAACCTCAGTTTAATAGCATCTATGGTTTGTACATTCAGTATTTAAGGATAGGATTTGTGCAACTCCGCTGTGTCaggaagataaaaacaaatttctcttcaaaacaagaaacaagacTCAACCTTTTATATCCTACAATCATGTACATATGGAACGTAAGCCATTGCATCATTCTTATCATACAATATCACTGTAATTTCAAATGTAACTACACCTGGGataagagaaaagcagcagttCATACAGGGTCTAACACACCTGcaacacaaagtgaaaaagaagTGATAACAGCTTCCGAGGTTTAAAATGGAGTCATCGATAGCTGCATATTTGTAGACAATGTTAGAAACACATTAACTTCACGATTGATggagacatttttacatttcaagtTGACCCGAGTGCTTTAGGATCAACCATCTGCTACTAGTGATTAACCACCAAAATAATAAATGCCATAGCAGAAGTTACTGTACTTTTCATTTTACTTGCTTATGAAGCTTTATATGACATTGCTCCACCCGATATAAGAGatcttctttcattttatgTTCCAGCCATATAACTAAGGTCCTCCTCTTTTAAATGTTCCTCATGTGTCCCACAAGAGTGCCTTCTGTTGTTATGCCCCTAAACTGTGGAACTCACTGCCTCTGGATATTAGAAGGGCAAGCTctctgtatttaaaacatttttttttaatccggCTTTCAATTTGGGGTCATGTGATAACTTTAGTTTTTaagttttcattgttttttatatatattttttgaaatCCTGTTTAtctatattaatttttttacttgCAAAACTGTatctattgtttattttgtgtttgtcttgttgtAATTTTGccatgtgaagcactttgggcggCATGTTTTTATGAGAGGTGCTACGGTGTATAAAGTTGAGTTCACTGTGAACGACACATCACAAGCTCTTGTTACTGTGTAGAAGCCACAGTATCGGGTTTTtgctcattacattacagtactgATTACTGTACACATCCAACCTCTCTCGTCGCTGCATAGGTTAGGACACTATCATGTACACAGGGGAATGATAACGGTAAGATGAGCACAGGTCAGGAAGGCTTCTCTAAACATGAGGTAATCTCAATCTCCGTTCTAAGGCATGTTTACAGTACACATTGCATTATCACCTTGACATTTTGGCATCTTAAACATAGTGGGATATGCAGATTATGGTTGGCTGAAGCTCACACGACATAATCATTCATGCATGTACTGAAGACACCACATAGTTGCACTTTACTGATGAGTAACTACTTAAATAACCTTTAAAGGTTACATGCTTTTGGTCCTGAATGCCAGGTAAGAGCAGCGTAGTCTAGCTGATAAAATACTGGATTTCTGAGACTGATGTTTCGTTACTTTTCATGGCTGTGATGCCACCTCAGAAAGCATCCttaatgtttttcagctgcCGCACAGCCAGGTCCACTGGGAGGTCGAACTTGAGGTGGCTGATGCGGCCCAGGATTCGCAGGGCGCCTTCGAAGCCGGTCTGGGCCATGTAGCTCCAGGGCTGGTAGTGCGGGTGTATCAGAGTGCCAGACTTGCACAGCAGGTTGAGCCACGACACCAGCCGCTGCTCGTTCAGAGCCATGCACACCAGTGCTTTGAACTCTGTGTCTGGTCCTCGTTTGTAGCGTCCGTGCTCCTTCAGCACCGTGTGAATGGCCCACAGCAGAGATTGTTTAGGGGTGACGGTCACCGGACCGCCCCCTAAAGGCAGGCTGAAGGACTGTGAAAGCTGGCGGGCCGGCGTCTCCACAAACGCCTTCCCGTTTTTGGATTGGTAGTATTTAACAAAGAGTTCCCATGGGTGCACGGTCTGTGGGGCTGGTGTGTAAGGAAGCAGGCAGGAGATGGGAGCCAGCACCAGGCTCATCGTCtgggagggggagaagaggcCATGAGCCAACAAATCTTTCAGAACAATCGCCAGCTCCTTCCTCACCGACGACGTCAGCTCGTCTCGAGGTCCCAGCGCAGAGTTGCTGGTGTAGTTGACGACGTGTTCGAGGGAAGGTTGCCTGCACGAGCCCAGCACCCGCACCTTGTCGACAGCTACCTCTAGACGCTGCAGCAGGGGCCCGTAGTCCTGCAGCGCCGAATCCTGAGGCCAAATGTTCTGAGGGAGGTGGCCGGGGGCGCAGCCGAACTGGCTCGCAGCGAAGATCTGCAGAACGGCGAGGGCTTTCTGGATCAGCTGCAGGCCGGTTTCTCGCATCTTCTCTGCCTGCTCTGGATCTACTGCAGCGAGAGGTGGAGAACCAGAAGAATTGACTTACACTGGACAGCAACACAGGACACtgagtggtggaaagtaattaAAGGGCTTATTAAAGTTTAACCGTTACAACATCTTTAAAGACGAACATTTAGGTCATTAGTTAAACACTGTAAAGCAGATTAGACCCCAAATTGGTCGCCGACTATACAGTAATCTACCGGTTTCCTTATTACAAACATTAAATGGTACCTGCAGTTAGAGTTTGATATGAACTGACTGACCTTTCTTCTTCGCTCCTGGAGTTCTGGCATTAGCCCCCGCTGCTTGTGGCTGCTGGCTGTGAGCACcatctgataaaagaggattccCCACCTCATCTTTTGGAAGGAAAAGCAAAGTCATTCAttaaaccaaaaaaaacaaaatgatataaaaaacaaacaggaactgcagagaaaacaagaaaCTCATGTCCACTTGAATGATAGTTTGCATTTTATATGAGACCGTGTACCCTGGATGAAGTTGATGAACATCTCCAGGTCTCTGATCTGGGTTTTGAGCTGATCCACCAGCTGCTCTTTGACCCTGGCTGGGTTCACGATCTGAGCAATGGCAGCGTCCACTCTCTGTCTCAGCTCCTCGGGCGACAAGTTCCCGATGTCCTCGTTCAGATTCACATCCAGCTTTTTGATCAACTCGTCAATGAtgacctgaaaaaaaaaagaaagattgaaTGGACTGTAGGCGAGTACACCGTTTCCTACAGGTGGagaaactattggatggatcaCCATGACATCTGGTACAAACATTCCTGCTCTCCAcaagatgaattgtaataactttgacaGAATTTTTATCTGACGACACTATCAggtcaaaaatgtatttgctgtaCTGTGTTTGGTGtcaattagcaaatgttaacacGCTAAATTAAGATGATGAACATATGGTAAACATTAAACCTGCAGGTTGTGAATGGACCAAATGCATTTGGACAGGTTTCCACATGAGAAACATTAAAGCCTGAAGCAATTTAAGAACCAACTCGTTACACCTGATCTGAAACAGGTAAACACCACATTATTATGTCTGACAGGAAAGTTGTGATCATTTGGTTTTAACACCAGACTACAGATTATATCAGTTGGGCCTCCTACATGCTGTAATTATTATATTCAGTATGAAGTTTAAAGTATGATCAGCCAGTCTGACACATCAACACGTGACAGGATTGAACCCAGTTTCAGTGGCGAGTTTTGCATCGTTACACTCTCACAAtcccaccttctgtctctccATGACGACAGACTGCGGCAGCGAGTCGTAGCTGCCCTCCTGATAGGCGAAGCGCTCCAGGTCATCCAGCTGTGTCTTCAGTTGGAAAATGAGATCCTTCTGTTTTTCCCTCTGAGCCTCCAGGCGCTCCCTCTTCTCCCGCTCACTCTGACGGGAGAAAAACACAATCATTTGAATTTCTACAGACAGAGAGCGGAGTGATGTGTGTGCAAGCTGCAAATATGCTCTACTAattgtgatattattattattcagtgggtTTTATTTGACATCTTATAGTATGCATTCTATTTCATCTTATTGTTTACCTTATTTTATCAAGTGTCTTTTAGTTTCCATTAATTATGGCTTTCTACACCGGTGTTTATGTTCATTCTATGTCTATTTTCCCTTATTGTAAAGCATGTGGTGCTGTATTTCTTATATGAAAGgtgttatacaaataaagtttgttactattaataataaagttGGACACGGTGATAAAACACTGAGAGCACAAACGGGTTTACTGTATGTCTGTGCAGCAGTTCATCATATACCCAGCTGCTTCTTTTAGTACTTATGTcacaacatttacacaaaagTATAGAAAGCAGACTCTCACAGAGACATCAGGTATTATACTCACCAGATCCCCCTGCAAGTAAAGCATGCGACAAGGGAGAAATTACATGAAAAGACCTTTAGGGTGGGGAATATGGTGGAGAAATAAGTCCAAACAATTATTATGTGAGCCCGAGACTTTACATCAGTTAAGACTGAACGTAAAAAATTGCAGGGAAAGAAGCAGGTTGCTTTAACATGGTTGTGTACCGTACACAAAAGCCTTTATTAAACAGATAGTGATCTGCTGGAGGCATTGTAATTGAGCCGCGCTGTGAGTCAacacaaaagcaacattttcccTCTGAGATAAGAGATCAATGGGAACACAGCAGAGGTGGCGCAGCAGCCCCGAGTGTGACGCAACAAGCACGATTTAATCAGTTTTAATCAGAAACCTCACGAACACTGAGGTGAATCACTTCAGTTAATGTGACCACGTTTAACAGCACAGAGACTCACGCTGTATTTATATCTGGGCATATATGTCTACATGTCTGACTGTAGATTAGTAAGTGTATGAATATCTCTGTGAGtctgaatatatattattttcacaaATCATTGATTATTACtagtttaaattattttttaaatagtcaAACATATAAATCCATTTTTTTTCTAAAACCCTAAGTAACCTTTGCAAACTACTGGTTTTGTCTAACTATTAGTCTTGAACCCAAACATATGCAGTTAACTGTCACGTAAGACAAAGAAAGGCAGAGGCTGGACGTAGGGACTATTATGAACTTTTTCCTCAAACATAACTTTAACAAGTATTCGATTATCAGAATAgttgttattatgtttttgtaaattcactcattaattaattaacttaattaattaatcttttCAGCTctaatcctgacacacacacacacacacacaaacacacacaca
Protein-coding sequences here:
- the rundc1 gene encoding RUN domain-containing protein 1 isoform X3 → MSTEELSASDSEALFAVAGERWAPVGAVASPEDESGSAGQPKQRGSSAATEGEMAVRLEKLEEEQDLLNSSLLALTSHFAQVQFRLKQIVHAQSDEKERMLAELEEFAFRGCPHVVGCRSQDAKQLENSSEREKRERLEAQREKQKDLIFQLKTQLDDLERFAYQEGSYDSLPQSVVMERQKVIIDELIKKLDVNLNEDIGNLSPEELRQRVDAAIAQIVNPARVKEQLVDQLKTQIRDLEMFINFIQDEVGNPLLSDGAHSQQPQAAGANARTPGAKKKVDPEQAEKMRETGLQLIQKALAVLQIFAASQFGCAPGHLPQNIWPQDSALQDYGPLLQRLEVAVDKVRVLGSCRQPSLEHVVNYTSNSALGPRDELTSSVRKELAIVLKDLLAHGLFSPSQTMSLVLAPISCLLPYTPAPQTVHPWELFVKYYQSKNGKAFVETPARQLSQSFSLPLGGGPVTVTPKQSLLWAIHTVLKEHGRYKRGPDTEFKALVCMALNEQRLVSWLNLLCKSGTLIHPHYQPWSYMAQTGFEGALRILGRISHLKFDLPVDLAVRQLKNIKDAF
- the rundc1 gene encoding RUN domain-containing protein 1 isoform X2, whose protein sequence is MSTEELSASDSEALFAVAGERWAPVGAVASPEDESGSAGQPKQRGSSAATEGEMAVRLEKLEEEQDLLNSSLLALTSHFAQVQFRLKQIVHAQSDEKERMLAELEEFAFRGCPHVVGCRSQDAKQLENSGDLSEREKRERLEAQREKQKDLIFQLKTQLDDLERFAYQEGSYDSLPQSVVMERQKVIIDELIKKLDVNLNEDIGNLSPEELRQRVDAAIAQIVNPARVKEQLVDQLKTQIRDLEMFINFIQDEVGNPLLSDGAHSQQPQAAGANARTPGAKKKDPEQAEKMRETGLQLIQKALAVLQIFAASQFGCAPGHLPQNIWPQDSALQDYGPLLQRLEVAVDKVRVLGSCRQPSLEHVVNYTSNSALGPRDELTSSVRKELAIVLKDLLAHGLFSPSQTMSLVLAPISCLLPYTPAPQTVHPWELFVKYYQSKNGKAFVETPARQLSQSFSLPLGGGPVTVTPKQSLLWAIHTVLKEHGRYKRGPDTEFKALVCMALNEQRLVSWLNLLCKSGTLIHPHYQPWSYMAQTGFEGALRILGRISHLKFDLPVDLAVRQLKNIKDAF
- the rundc1 gene encoding RUN domain-containing protein 1 isoform X1, whose product is MSTEELSASDSEALFAVAGERWAPVGAVASPEDESGSAGQPKQRGSSAATEGEMAVRLEKLEEEQDLLNSSLLALTSHFAQVQFRLKQIVHAQSDEKERMLAELEEFAFRGCPHVVGCRSQDAKQLENSGDLSEREKRERLEAQREKQKDLIFQLKTQLDDLERFAYQEGSYDSLPQSVVMERQKVIIDELIKKLDVNLNEDIGNLSPEELRQRVDAAIAQIVNPARVKEQLVDQLKTQIRDLEMFINFIQDEVGNPLLSDGAHSQQPQAAGANARTPGAKKKVDPEQAEKMRETGLQLIQKALAVLQIFAASQFGCAPGHLPQNIWPQDSALQDYGPLLQRLEVAVDKVRVLGSCRQPSLEHVVNYTSNSALGPRDELTSSVRKELAIVLKDLLAHGLFSPSQTMSLVLAPISCLLPYTPAPQTVHPWELFVKYYQSKNGKAFVETPARQLSQSFSLPLGGGPVTVTPKQSLLWAIHTVLKEHGRYKRGPDTEFKALVCMALNEQRLVSWLNLLCKSGTLIHPHYQPWSYMAQTGFEGALRILGRISHLKFDLPVDLAVRQLKNIKDAF
- the rpl27 gene encoding large ribosomal subunit protein eL27, whose amino-acid sequence is MGKFMKPGKVVMVLAGRYAGRKAVIVKNIDDGTTDRPYSHALVAGIDRYPRKVTTTMGKKKIAKRSKIKAFVKVFNYNHLMPTRYSVDIPLDKTVVNKDVFRDPALKHKARREAKVKFEERYKTGKNKWFFQKLRF